A stretch of the Rhizobium leguminosarum genome encodes the following:
- a CDS encoding ATP-binding protein, translating to MALYPRLAEQRVADAMSDTRVVLIVGPRQSGKTTLAKKMADDGMGYYTLDNATTLDAARQDPVGFVRRMDRAIVDEIQRAPELLLAIKESVDTDQRPGRFLLTGSANLMTLPRVADSLAGRMEVVRLLPLAQSEIRTAGGSFLVDAFRNEAKVGEPIVGDDLMATVLAGGYPEALGRKTLSRRQDWYADYIQAIVQRDVRDVAQIEQIAQMPRLLRILAEHSGQLVNYSGIGAAIGMNHITTQKYIGIFESLFLARTVQPWFSNKLKRLTKTPKIHFLDSGLLASLRDLSLDRLRDDRRPFGALLETFVFGEILKLASSGHTRFEFSHFRDKQQNEVDIVIEDRRGRIVGIEIKAAASVSNSDFSGLRILAEASGERFVSGMVLYDHPKVIPFGERLSAVPISALWS from the coding sequence GTGGCGCTTTATCCAAGGCTTGCGGAGCAACGCGTTGCCGACGCCATGTCAGACACGCGAGTGGTACTGATTGTAGGTCCCCGACAATCAGGCAAAACGACGTTGGCCAAGAAGATGGCCGACGATGGGATGGGGTATTACACGCTGGATAATGCGACGACCCTGGACGCAGCGCGACAGGATCCAGTGGGCTTTGTCAGACGTATGGATCGCGCCATTGTCGACGAAATTCAGCGCGCTCCCGAGCTGTTGTTGGCGATCAAGGAAAGCGTGGATACCGACCAGCGCCCAGGACGTTTCCTCCTGACCGGTTCAGCTAATCTCATGACGCTGCCACGCGTGGCGGACTCGCTCGCAGGGCGCATGGAGGTCGTCCGATTGCTGCCGCTCGCCCAAAGCGAGATCAGAACTGCCGGCGGAAGCTTTTTGGTCGACGCCTTCCGAAACGAAGCCAAAGTCGGAGAACCAATCGTCGGCGACGACTTGATGGCTACAGTTCTGGCAGGTGGATATCCCGAGGCATTGGGCCGCAAGACCTTGAGCCGCAGGCAGGATTGGTATGCTGATTATATTCAGGCGATCGTTCAACGCGATGTTCGCGATGTTGCGCAGATCGAGCAGATTGCTCAAATGCCGCGCCTGCTACGCATTCTGGCAGAGCATTCAGGGCAACTCGTGAACTATTCCGGAATTGGCGCCGCCATCGGGATGAACCACATTACAACGCAGAAATATATCGGCATATTCGAGAGCTTGTTCCTGGCCAGAACTGTGCAGCCCTGGTTTTCCAACAAACTGAAACGTCTTACCAAGACACCGAAAATACATTTCCTCGATTCTGGTCTTCTCGCATCCCTTCGTGACCTTTCTCTCGACCGGCTCAGGGACGACAGGAGGCCGTTCGGGGCGCTGCTGGAGACTTTCGTTTTCGGCGAGATCCTTAAACTCGCCAGCAGCGGACATACCCGATTTGAGTTTTCGCACTTTCGCGACAAGCAGCAGAACGAAGTCGATATCGTCATCGAAGACAGAAGGGGGAGGATCGTCGGTATCGAGATAAAAGCGGCAGCATCCGTCTCGAATTCCGATTTTTCGGGATTGCGTATTTTGGCCGAAGCCTCCGGAGAACGGTTTGTTTCGGGTATGGTCTTGTATGACCATCCCAAGGTGATCCCTTTCGGGGAACGTTTATCCGCTGTTCCAATATCGGCATTGTGGAGTTAG
- a CDS encoding OmpP1/FadL family transporter produces MKKHFHRRAGKFALAALTAVLMIASGPALAGGFSRGEADTDILFSEGNYSLRTGAVYVSPGRTYSTLNGSPSSDEAYSDAYWMPNIGIKAALGSYGACALTYARPFGASATYGDDAQNAEAITAISQGLPLVNPTSKMSFTAEEYGATCDIQFDAGRGGFYLIGGVFLETFKYNEDTWFGSVRLKDDSGFGYRMGVAYDIPEYAMRFQLMYRSEVEHDAEGTFTPSALAIAAGVTSSLPTVGGGTLPQSIKLSAQSGVAPGWLVYGSVMWTDWSVLPDFRYDVSNLASSNKIFNYEDGYTVQIGVGHEFNENLSGTVNLTWDRGVGTGADITTDSWTVGFGGEYKTDLGTFGLGGAVSYLTKGSQSEASGATYNATADADWVAAIGISYSVGF; encoded by the coding sequence ATGAAAAAGCATTTTCATCGGCGAGCGGGGAAATTCGCGCTCGCCGCGTTGACTGCAGTCTTGATGATAGCGTCCGGCCCTGCACTGGCCGGAGGTTTCTCACGGGGGGAAGCGGATACCGACATCCTCTTTTCCGAGGGAAATTATAGTCTGCGTACGGGAGCTGTTTACGTTTCGCCCGGGCGCACCTATTCCACGCTCAATGGAAGCCCATCCTCTGACGAGGCGTATTCGGACGCCTACTGGATGCCGAACATCGGTATCAAGGCTGCCCTCGGTTCGTACGGTGCCTGCGCCTTGACCTATGCGCGGCCTTTCGGCGCTTCCGCGACCTACGGCGACGACGCACAGAACGCCGAGGCGATCACGGCCATCAGCCAAGGTTTGCCACTTGTCAATCCAACCTCAAAGATGTCGTTTACCGCCGAGGAATATGGTGCCACCTGCGACATCCAGTTCGACGCAGGGCGCGGTGGCTTTTATCTCATTGGCGGTGTGTTCCTCGAGACCTTCAAATACAACGAAGACACGTGGTTCGGATCAGTTCGGCTGAAGGATGACAGCGGGTTCGGCTACCGCATGGGTGTTGCCTATGACATCCCCGAATATGCCATGCGCTTTCAGCTCATGTATCGATCCGAGGTGGAGCATGACGCGGAGGGCACCTTCACTCCTTCGGCGCTTGCAATCGCCGCCGGAGTAACAAGCAGCCTGCCAACGGTCGGGGGCGGAACACTGCCGCAATCGATCAAACTATCCGCCCAGAGCGGCGTCGCACCAGGCTGGCTCGTCTACGGCTCGGTCATGTGGACGGACTGGAGCGTGCTGCCGGATTTCAGATATGACGTCTCGAATCTTGCCTCGAGTAACAAGATCTTCAACTATGAGGACGGCTATACGGTCCAGATTGGCGTGGGCCACGAATTCAACGAAAATCTCTCGGGTACCGTCAATCTGACTTGGGACCGAGGAGTCGGCACTGGTGCCGATATCACGACAGACAGTTGGACCGTAGGCTTCGGCGGCGAATACAAGACTGATTTGGGTACATTCGGCTTAGGTGGCGCTGTTTCCTACCTGACGAAGGGCTCACAGAGCGAAGCCTCCGGAGCCACATACAACGCAACCGCCGACGCCGATTGGGTGGCCGCTATCGGCATCAGCTATTCAGTGGGCTTCTGA
- a CDS encoding HWE histidine kinase domain-containing protein: MTSHLTRKLHGDLPSASSKAALADRKELAAIAFERTRMPMVVADARKPDLPIVLANKSFLELTGYSAQEVVGHNCRFLQGPATSPIAVAEIRAGIAEEREVSVEILNYKKSGEPFWNRLHLSPIHRDDGRILYFFGSQIDMTEYRRVEALEASEHRLLMEVDHRSKNVLAVVDSIVRLSNADDPALYAAAIQHRVQALARAHNLLAERGWASISVEELVRLQVTPFATTRVALNGPDIRLPATVVQPVALVLHELAVNAARHGALATPQGKLSISWTPGPSDAGFRLRWREMGAGTAPKSAKRGFGSVIVGAMVEKQLKGRVEKTWSDDGLLIEIEVPSTGSTTR, translated from the coding sequence ATGACGAGCCATTTAACACGAAAACTACACGGAGACTTGCCTTCGGCATCGTCAAAGGCAGCGTTGGCCGATCGAAAAGAGCTAGCGGCGATCGCGTTTGAGCGTACAAGGATGCCGATGGTCGTCGCCGACGCACGTAAACCGGACCTTCCGATCGTGCTGGCAAACAAGTCATTCCTCGAGCTGACAGGGTATTCCGCCCAAGAGGTGGTAGGCCACAACTGTCGCTTCCTTCAGGGACCGGCGACATCTCCCATTGCGGTTGCCGAAATTCGTGCCGGCATCGCCGAAGAGCGTGAAGTCAGCGTCGAGATCCTGAACTATAAGAAAAGCGGGGAGCCGTTCTGGAACCGCCTGCACTTGAGCCCCATCCATAGGGATGACGGCAGGATCCTGTATTTCTTCGGATCGCAAATAGACATGACGGAATACCGGCGGGTCGAGGCGCTGGAGGCTTCCGAGCATCGCCTGCTCATGGAGGTCGACCACCGGTCAAAGAATGTCCTCGCTGTTGTTGACAGCATCGTTCGCCTCAGCAACGCCGATGATCCGGCCCTTTACGCTGCTGCTATCCAACACCGCGTGCAGGCGCTCGCCCGTGCACATAATCTGCTGGCCGAACGAGGTTGGGCGAGCATTTCGGTTGAGGAGCTCGTCCGCCTGCAGGTGACGCCGTTCGCAACAACCCGCGTGGCTTTAAACGGACCTGATATCAGGCTGCCGGCGACGGTTGTCCAACCGGTCGCGCTCGTTCTCCACGAACTCGCCGTCAACGCGGCCCGTCACGGTGCGCTTGCCACGCCGCAAGGAAAGCTTTCCATCAGCTGGACGCCCGGACCGTCGGACGCGGGCTTCAGGCTTCGGTGGAGGGAGATGGGTGCTGGCACGGCGCCCAAGTCAGCCAAACGAGGCTTCGGGTCGGTGATCGTCGGCGCAATGGTCGAAAAACAGCTGAAAGGGCGTGTCGAGAAAACCTGGTCGGATGATGGGCTGCTTATCGAGATCGAGGTGCCTTCCACCGGCTCGACCACCCGATGA
- a CDS encoding glycosyltransferase family 2 protein, whose product MLSYTGEDRGDTFYSDQPLVSVVIPAFNASTYIERTLRSATRQTYAVLEIIVVNDGSTDDTVKLVEQIAMSDSRIRLLSTPNRGVAAARNTGIEASSGRFVAFLDSDDLWHPTKIEKQVNALNRLSSRWAAVYTLHYIINENDEIIRPGSSDVARGYIYARHLNVKYVGNGSALLVRRNVALAIGGFDSSFAAAGIGGCEDLDFELRLVARYLIEVVPERLVGYRKHPGSMSSDHLRMGKSALEVVRRSLAANPQLPRYAIGSAIDATQKYAFWQFRQARRTDLSLLMVRPILRSDPCFVVLLVLQKGLRGIVGHLSRITGPRHRWKPAALASLLLETCAPAPSRGSPPPSVRVRPSSRRSILSWREMSKGKIGTSRPPAIRHLYSSSRRNERA is encoded by the coding sequence ATGCTTTCGTATACAGGTGAGGATCGAGGAGACACATTTTATTCTGACCAGCCTCTGGTCTCAGTAGTCATCCCGGCCTTCAATGCTTCCACCTATATCGAGCGCACGCTTCGGTCCGCTACGCGCCAGACCTACGCCGTCCTGGAGATTATCGTTGTCAACGACGGTTCCACCGACGACACGGTAAAACTCGTCGAGCAGATAGCGATGTCGGACTCACGGATCCGCCTCCTGTCCACACCCAACCGCGGTGTCGCCGCCGCAAGGAATACTGGGATCGAGGCATCATCAGGTCGATTCGTGGCATTCCTTGATTCGGACGACCTCTGGCATCCAACGAAAATCGAAAAGCAGGTGAATGCTCTCAATCGGTTGTCGTCGCGCTGGGCTGCGGTCTACACGCTGCATTACATCATCAACGAGAACGACGAGATCATTCGCCCTGGTAGTTCCGATGTCGCAAGAGGATATATCTATGCGCGGCATCTGAATGTTAAGTATGTGGGGAATGGAAGCGCGCTTCTCGTCCGGCGGAACGTCGCGCTTGCGATAGGTGGGTTCGATAGCTCATTTGCAGCAGCCGGTATTGGAGGCTGCGAAGACCTCGATTTCGAGCTCAGGCTAGTCGCACGCTACCTCATCGAAGTCGTTCCCGAACGGCTGGTTGGATATCGTAAGCATCCCGGCAGCATGTCTTCCGATCACCTGCGAATGGGCAAAAGTGCTCTGGAGGTCGTCAGGCGTTCGCTGGCCGCAAATCCGCAGCTCCCCCGATACGCAATCGGAAGTGCAATCGACGCCACGCAAAAATATGCATTTTGGCAATTCCGACAAGCTCGAAGAACCGATCTTTCACTCTTGATGGTTCGGCCGATATTACGAAGCGACCCGTGTTTCGTGGTTCTGCTTGTGCTCCAGAAGGGTCTGCGCGGAATAGTTGGCCATCTCAGTCGCATCACCGGCCCGCGTCACCGCTGGAAACCAGCTGCGCTGGCATCTTTGCTATTGGAGACGTGCGCGCCGGCTCCATCAAGAGGGTCTCCGCCGCCGTCGGTGAGGGTGCGGCCGTCATCGCGCAGATCCATTCTTTCCTGGCGCGAAATGTCGAAGGGCAAAATAGGCACTAGCCGACCACCGGCAATCCGGCATTTGTATTCGTCATCGCGGCGAAACGAGAGGGCGTAA
- a CDS encoding ADYC domain-containing protein translates to MKTEVVGTAFRLIFSSGRVLQGKEMIGVTLSLLLSGDPVAHRVRIDDIVTDSRDPDGEVLLHKVTVVDGATPVELCDPDPDGNRFMFPLKGQWDSEGKMISQSGFTLTCSAGAQGKCVRFGYKPWKTLPDGTDLAEYHRACVNMVRADYCGDRATTRTGMKIDIYDDRGIQREAESSGSDELSFEAAWTVAGAVCVAHTRVPEKMTLDGLTRSCPRLADRLGVTPCTEQNAKAGLFGKALLFNRSR, encoded by the coding sequence GTGAAAACCGAAGTGGTGGGAACCGCCTTCCGGCTTATCTTTTCGAGCGGCAGAGTTCTTCAGGGCAAAGAAATGATCGGCGTTACCCTGTCGCTGCTCCTGTCCGGCGACCCTGTTGCCCATCGTGTCCGCATCGACGACATCGTAACCGACAGCCGTGATCCCGACGGAGAGGTGTTGCTGCATAAGGTCACCGTTGTCGATGGCGCGACACCGGTCGAACTCTGCGATCCCGATCCCGATGGAAACCGCTTTATGTTTCCGCTCAAGGGGCAGTGGGACAGCGAAGGAAAAATGATTTCGCAGTCGGGTTTCACCCTTACATGCTCGGCCGGAGCACAGGGCAAGTGTGTCCGTTTCGGCTACAAGCCCTGGAAAACCCTGCCTGACGGTACAGACCTCGCCGAATACCACCGTGCCTGCGTCAACATGGTCCGCGCCGACTATTGCGGCGACCGCGCCACGACCCGGACCGGCATGAAGATCGACATTTACGACGATCGCGGCATCCAGCGCGAGGCCGAGAGTTCCGGCAGCGACGAGCTGAGTTTTGAAGCGGCATGGACTGTCGCGGGCGCTGTCTGCGTCGCACACACTCGGGTCCCGGAGAAAATGACGCTCGATGGTCTGACCCGCTCCTGCCCCCGCCTCGCCGACCGCCTCGGTGTGACGCCCTGCACGGAACAGAACGCCAAAGCCGGACTGTTCGGCAAGGCATTGCTTTTCAACCGCTCCCGCTAG
- the zwf gene encoding glucose-6-phosphate dehydrogenase produces MSVLRKNSTRVGPGYPQVVVLVGATGDLSRRKLLTGLFHLTNAGFIPGCRIIGVSLDDIDADAFRTIARDSLDTFLTRKFSQSEWEAFAASLDYVPLAAGANALKEAVDRAEEALGAETRRVHYLSVPPSAALLAVQLLAQAELTERSRIIMEKPFGTDLASAVALNKKLHEVFDEKQIFRIDHFLGKEPAQNILAFRFANGLFEPIWNRNFIDHVQIDVPETLGLSTRAAFYETTGAYRDMVVTHLFQILGFMAMEPPTALEPAPISEEKNKVFRSMLPIEPRDVVRGQYIGYRNEPGVDPESDTDTFIALKCAIDNWRWAGVPFYLRTGKRMAEGQRIISIAFREPPKSMFPAGSGVGAQGPDHLTFDLADASKVSLSFYGKRPGPGFRLDKLSLQFAMSETGRIGEVLEAYERLILDAMRGDHTLFTTAEGIERLWEVSQPLLDNPPPVRLYDQGGWGPKSIHQLIAPHAWRLPFERAWRDSAKG; encoded by the coding sequence ATGAGTGTTTTGCGCAAGAATTCAACTCGGGTTGGCCCCGGCTATCCACAGGTCGTTGTGCTCGTCGGCGCAACGGGCGATCTCTCACGGCGCAAGCTACTGACCGGACTGTTCCACCTCACCAATGCGGGCTTCATCCCAGGGTGCCGCATTATCGGCGTCTCGCTCGACGACATCGACGCCGATGCCTTCCGCACCATTGCCCGTGACTCGCTGGACACGTTCTTGACTCGCAAGTTCTCGCAGTCCGAATGGGAAGCGTTTGCCGCATCGCTCGACTACGTCCCGCTCGCTGCCGGCGCCAATGCTCTCAAGGAAGCGGTCGATAGGGCCGAGGAAGCACTGGGCGCCGAGACGCGGCGCGTGCATTATTTATCCGTGCCACCAAGTGCTGCCCTTCTGGCCGTGCAACTCCTCGCCCAAGCTGAGCTGACTGAACGCTCCCGTATCATTATGGAAAAGCCCTTCGGCACGGATCTTGCCAGTGCCGTTGCACTGAACAAGAAGCTGCACGAGGTGTTCGACGAGAAGCAGATCTTCCGCATCGACCATTTCCTCGGCAAGGAGCCGGCGCAAAACATCCTGGCCTTCCGATTTGCCAATGGCCTGTTCGAACCAATCTGGAACCGCAACTTCATCGACCATGTGCAGATCGACGTCCCGGAGACGCTCGGCCTTTCGACCCGCGCCGCCTTTTACGAGACCACCGGCGCCTATCGTGACATGGTGGTGACCCACCTCTTCCAGATCCTCGGCTTCATGGCGATGGAGCCGCCCACCGCCCTTGAGCCTGCGCCAATCTCGGAAGAGAAGAACAAGGTGTTCCGCTCCATGTTGCCGATTGAGCCGCGCGACGTGGTGCGCGGTCAATACATTGGCTACCGCAATGAGCCTGGCGTCGATCCCGAAAGCGACACTGACACCTTCATCGCCCTAAAATGCGCCATCGACAACTGGCGCTGGGCCGGCGTTCCCTTCTACCTGCGTACAGGCAAGCGCATGGCCGAGGGGCAGCGCATTATTTCGATCGCATTCCGCGAGCCCCCGAAATCGATGTTCCCTGCGGGATCTGGCGTGGGGGCACAGGGCCCTGACCACCTCACCTTCGACCTTGCTGATGCCTCCAAGGTCTCGCTTTCCTTCTATGGCAAGCGCCCTGGCCCGGGCTTCCGGCTCGACAAGCTCTCGCTGCAATTCGCCATGAGCGAAACCGGCCGGATTGGCGAAGTTCTGGAGGCCTATGAGCGTCTGATCCTCGACGCCATGCGCGGTGACCACACGCTGTTCACTACGGCCGAGGGTATTGAGCGGCTCTGGGAGGTATCCCAACCTCTCCTCGATAACCCGCCGCCCGTACGCCTCTATGACCAGGGCGGCTGGGGGCCGAAGTCGATCCACCAACTCATTGCCCCGCACGCCTGGCGCCTGCCGTTCGAGCGCGCCTGGAGGGATTCGGCAAAAGGGTGA
- a CDS encoding plasmid maintenance toxin (PemK-like) — MLPTEPKVGWVFRYSYLWHWQHLEGREEGDKDRPALVLAIVATLDDGTPAVRVLPITHSPPSDPEDAIEVPPATKRRLGLDDERSWIVLTESNRFVWPGPDVRPIDTETGYLGPLPPALFEEIKRRFVELARAQSHRATARSE; from the coding sequence ATGCTGCCGACTGAACCGAAGGTCGGTTGGGTCTTTCGCTATTCCTATCTTTGGCATTGGCAGCATCTCGAAGGCCGGGAGGAGGGTGACAAGGATCGCCCGGCACTGGTGTTGGCGATCGTTGCGACCCTGGACGATGGCACGCCGGCGGTGCGGGTTCTGCCGATCACGCATTCGCCGCCGTCTGATCCAGAAGATGCGATCGAGGTCCCGCCAGCAACGAAACGGCGGCTGGGGCTGGACGACGAGCGATCCTGGATTGTTTTGACGGAAAGCAACCGATTTGTCTGGCCGGGGCCGGATGTACGGCCCATCGACACCGAGACCGGCTACCTCGGCCCCCTGCCGCCGGCGCTGTTTGAGGAGATCAAACGCCGCTTTGTCGAGTTGGCACGAGCACAAAGCCATCGCGCGACGGCCCGCAGCGAGTAG
- a CDS encoding type II toxin-antitoxin system Phd/YefM family antitoxin, with protein sequence MTSTVTAAAVSKNFGAYQDAAVREPVIITKNGRPRTVLIAYEDYLRLAKRDRRVDLTTALGDEELAGIEAAQMEPGFDHLNAELLKGKHAAD encoded by the coding sequence ATGACATCGACTGTGACAGCAGCAGCGGTTTCCAAGAATTTTGGGGCCTATCAGGATGCCGCCGTGCGAGAGCCGGTGATTATCACCAAGAATGGCCGGCCACGCACGGTTCTGATCGCCTATGAAGACTATCTCCGGCTGGCGAAGCGGGATCGTCGCGTGGACTTGACGACGGCGCTCGGCGACGAGGAGCTTGCCGGCATCGAAGCTGCGCAGATGGAGCCGGGTTTCGATCATCTCAATGCCGAACTGCTGAAGGGCAAGCATGCTGCCGACTGA
- a CDS encoding AbrB/MazE/SpoVT family DNA-binding domain-containing protein, protein MTTTVTAKGQVTIPKAVRDLLGIVPGSEVDFQRAADGSVVLIRADKKQPASRFQKLRGHAGKGLDTDAIMALTRGES, encoded by the coding sequence ATGACAACTACAGTGACGGCTAAGGGGCAGGTCACCATCCCAAAAGCGGTGCGGGACTTGCTAGGGATCGTTCCGGGAAGCGAGGTCGACTTCCAGCGGGCCGCGGATGGGAGTGTGGTGCTGATCAGGGCCGACAAGAAGCAGCCCGCCAGCCGCTTTCAGAAACTGCGGGGGCATGCGGGAAAGGGGCTCGATACCGATGCGATCATGGCGCTCACGCGCGGTGAATCGTGA
- a CDS encoding helix-turn-helix transcriptional regulator encodes MSRLSDEILSSIIGDIYDCALSPEGWTGVMSRITSTIDAAYTTIALTSVRDSRGRFAAQSPWDAEQLRALQDYEIEAIPGLMAAVIGDIDLPQRTLSVVSEGELEQSAFFQEWAKPQGLREACTTKFVHTADRIGLFSTTTWADRPPISDEEQRFLALLSPHLRRASLIGDLLDQTRVTAGIYRGVLDSLAVPVILAGADGAVLHANAHAAKMLDENNLLRARNGVLQAQTPLVSRALLEAIAAAAHTDAQLGSRGIGLPISAPGQSPAVAYVLPLSEGTARAVFRPACAAVFISTSISASPPPEDVLITLYDLTPAEARVVLQIGRGLSSAQCAAALAISENTLKTHLGRIFAKTFTARQADLVALVSTIASPIMQGMSLTTSASTS; translated from the coding sequence ATGAGCAGACTGAGTGACGAAATATTGTCGTCGATCATCGGCGATATCTATGATTGCGCCTTGAGCCCGGAAGGCTGGACAGGCGTCATGAGCCGCATCACGAGTACCATCGACGCCGCCTATACGACGATTGCCCTGACCAGCGTCAGGGATAGTCGAGGTCGATTTGCGGCGCAGTCTCCCTGGGATGCCGAGCAGTTGCGAGCGCTTCAGGACTATGAGATCGAGGCGATACCGGGCCTGATGGCTGCGGTCATCGGCGACATCGATCTGCCGCAGCGGACATTGTCTGTCGTCAGCGAAGGAGAACTGGAGCAATCCGCATTTTTTCAGGAATGGGCAAAACCTCAAGGCCTACGTGAGGCGTGCACGACAAAATTCGTCCACACTGCCGACCGGATCGGGCTGTTCAGTACCACGACCTGGGCGGATCGGCCGCCGATCAGTGACGAAGAGCAGCGCTTTCTGGCTTTGCTCTCGCCCCACCTGCGGCGAGCTTCGCTGATCGGCGATCTCCTGGACCAGACGCGCGTCACCGCCGGCATATATCGCGGCGTGCTCGACAGCCTTGCGGTTCCCGTCATTCTAGCCGGGGCAGATGGTGCGGTACTTCACGCCAATGCCCATGCGGCAAAAATGCTTGACGAGAACAACCTTCTGCGTGCGCGAAATGGCGTCCTTCAGGCGCAGACACCCCTAGTGTCGCGCGCACTGCTCGAAGCAATAGCCGCCGCCGCCCACACAGACGCCCAACTGGGCTCGCGCGGTATTGGCCTGCCGATTTCCGCTCCTGGCCAGTCTCCGGCGGTCGCTTATGTCCTGCCGTTGAGCGAAGGCACGGCACGAGCGGTCTTCAGGCCGGCCTGCGCTGCCGTGTTCATCTCGACGAGCATCTCCGCGTCGCCGCCGCCAGAAGACGTGTTGATCACGCTCTACGATCTGACACCGGCCGAGGCGCGCGTCGTTCTGCAGATCGGCCGAGGATTGAGCTCGGCGCAATGTGCAGCCGCACTTGCCATCAGCGAGAATACCCTGAAAACCCACCTCGGCCGGATTTTTGCAAAGACCTTCACTGCCCGTCAGGCTGATCTCGTCGCACTCGTGTCGACGATCGCGTCACCAATCATGCAAGGGATGTCGCTTACGACGTCGGCCAGCACGTCGTAA
- a CDS encoding sensor histidine kinase, which produces MSRFSHSSRSRERFLEAILQSAIEYAIIVVDLDCLVTTWNEGAHRILGWEEAEIIGQPVALIFTPEDRETGVPQREMAAALTVGHGDDERWHVRKDGSLFWASGQMMALRSDDGELEGFVKILRDRTEQRDNEERQRVLMHELSHRIKNTLAVVQAIINQTFRSAGSMEEAEQSISARINAYANAHDILLQQNWLCATVHAIIEATAINLGIDSNRVKASGPPLNLNPQAALSFSLVLHELVTNATKYGALSVDSGAVEIEWSVRQNAGDERLDLSWQERGGPAVEAPKRKGFGSRLVNSSLAAYGDVSLDYAATGLILRVDASLQKLQAQDYSDSQV; this is translated from the coding sequence ATGAGCCGATTTTCCCATTCCAGTCGCTCTCGTGAGCGCTTCCTCGAAGCCATCCTCCAGAGTGCCATCGAATATGCGATCATCGTCGTGGATCTCGATTGCCTCGTGACGACCTGGAATGAGGGTGCGCACCGGATCCTTGGATGGGAGGAGGCTGAAATCATCGGCCAGCCCGTGGCGCTAATTTTCACACCGGAAGACCGGGAGACGGGAGTTCCTCAACGGGAAATGGCCGCCGCTTTGACGGTGGGCCATGGAGATGATGAGCGCTGGCACGTTCGAAAGGACGGCTCGCTATTCTGGGCGTCCGGCCAGATGATGGCGCTGAGGTCGGATGATGGCGAACTTGAAGGCTTCGTGAAGATCCTCAGGGATCGAACCGAGCAGCGAGATAATGAGGAGCGTCAGCGCGTCCTGATGCACGAACTCTCTCATCGCATTAAGAATACGCTGGCCGTGGTTCAGGCTATCATCAACCAAACATTCCGAAGCGCTGGCAGCATGGAGGAGGCGGAGCAGTCGATCTCGGCGCGGATCAATGCTTATGCAAACGCGCATGATATTTTGCTGCAGCAGAACTGGCTGTGCGCGACCGTGCACGCGATCATCGAGGCGACGGCGATCAATCTTGGAATTGACTCAAACCGCGTCAAAGCGAGCGGCCCTCCACTCAATCTTAATCCCCAGGCAGCTCTTTCGTTCTCCCTCGTGCTGCACGAGCTTGTCACAAACGCGACCAAATACGGGGCTTTATCGGTGGATAGCGGCGCTGTCGAAATCGAGTGGTCGGTGCGCCAAAACGCCGGCGACGAGCGCTTGGACCTTTCATGGCAAGAGCGCGGCGGCCCGGCTGTGGAGGCTCCAAAGAGGAAGGGCTTTGGCTCCCGGCTCGTCAATTCCAGCCTCGCCGCGTATGGCGATGTCTCTCTCGATTACGCCGCAACAGGCCTCATACTCAGGGTCGACGCGTCGCTTCAGAAGCTGCAAGCTCAAGATTATTCCGACTCTCAGGTGTAA
- a CDS encoding type II toxin-antitoxin system VapC family toxin: MTLIDTNVLLDVVTNHPAWANWSIDQLETASLVGPLLINDVVYAELAVRYERVEELDAFIEEAGLLITPFPRAALFLAGKIFTRYRRSGGSRTGVLPDFFIGAQAAVQQFPLLTRDVGRYRTYFPTVAVISPVQ, translated from the coding sequence GTGACGCTCATAGACACGAATGTCTTGCTCGACGTTGTGACCAATCACCCAGCCTGGGCAAACTGGTCGATCGATCAACTTGAAACGGCCAGTCTGGTGGGTCCACTGCTGATCAATGACGTCGTCTATGCCGAACTTGCGGTCCGATATGAGCGTGTCGAGGAACTTGACGCCTTCATAGAGGAGGCGGGATTACTCATCACTCCATTTCCGCGAGCCGCGCTGTTCCTTGCGGGCAAAATATTCACTCGATATCGGCGGTCCGGTGGTTCCCGCACCGGCGTCTTGCCTGATTTTTTTATTGGTGCACAAGCCGCGGTCCAGCAATTCCCGCTGCTTACGCGTGATGTTGGTCGCTACCGCACTTATTTCCCTACCGTCGCGGTGATTTCGCCAGTTCAGTGA